TCGGTGATCTTCAGGCCCGGGCGGTGCGGGCGCGCGAGGATCTTCTCCACCTTCTCGTGGCCCTGGTCCACCCTCAGATAGACCAGAGCCTTCGGCAGGAACTCCAGCGCGGCGAACAGATCGAGCTTGACCTCGAGCACCACGCGTTCGGCACCGGGCGCGTCGGTGACCACGGTGGCCGACTTGACCTGCTTTCCGGAGTGGAGTTTCGAGGTGTCGACCCGCAGCGTGACGGCCCCTTCCTCGCCCGGCTCGATCCGGGGCGGATAGTCGCTCACGGTGCACCCGCAGCTGGGGCGGACCTGCGTGATCAGCACGGGGGCGTCGCCGACGTTCCGGAAGACGAAGTCGTGCTCCACGACCGTGCCGATCTCCACGCGGCCCGCGTCGTAGTCCCGCTCCGGGATCTCGAGCCGCCCGGCACCCCACGAGGGAGCGGCCGCCGCGGCGAGGGATGAGACGAGGA
The genomic region above belongs to Acidobacteriota bacterium and contains:
- a CDS encoding DUF1573 domain-containing protein; the protein is MRWSTGVILVSSLAAAAAPSWGAGRLEIPERDYDAGRVEIGTVVEHDFVFRNVGDAPVLITQVRPSCGCTVSDYPPRIEPGEEGAVTLRVDTSKLHSGKQVKSATVVTDAPGAERVVLEVKLDLFAALEFLPKALVYLRVDQGHEKVEKILARPHRPGLKITDVVTNSPYLEATVAPADAPKRESEGEGLASLLLPREGDYWITVKVKDDAPAGLLRGEVTVRTNDESHPTGVIRVNAVVEGPRKAAES